The following are encoded in a window of Candidatus Cloacimonadota bacterium genomic DNA:
- a CDS encoding TetR/AcrR family transcriptional regulator, with protein sequence MTNKRSANRKNKKELILEKAIEVFALKGSQQTTIADIAKAAKIAQGTVYVYFDSKEALLNECMQEIIAPILQSIIDETKSIPDTMDRLFEFFVQHISLVQEKPFIARFLTIEARQHEDFYTAFPDYNPLKKYVDYVESSAKQAITEKRIRNIDTKAFAMLIVGAMDYAMSQWFIHGNELDISSIAVSIRDILKHGINE encoded by the coding sequence ATGACTAATAAGAGATCTGCTAATCGAAAGAATAAAAAAGAGTTAATACTCGAAAAAGCAATTGAGGTTTTTGCTCTCAAAGGTTCACAGCAAACTACCATTGCCGATATCGCCAAAGCTGCCAAAATAGCCCAGGGTACGGTATATGTGTATTTTGATAGCAAGGAAGCTCTGCTGAATGAATGTATGCAAGAGATCATAGCTCCTATTCTACAATCTATTATTGATGAAACAAAAAGTATTCCAGATACTATGGATCGCTTGTTCGAGTTCTTTGTGCAACACATTTCCTTAGTACAAGAGAAACCCTTTATTGCCCGTTTCTTAACTATAGAAGCTCGTCAACATGAAGATTTCTATACTGCTTTTCCAGATTATAATCCCTTAAAAAAGTATGTTGATTATGTGGAAAGCAGCGCAAAACAAGCCATAACTGAGAAGCGCATTCGTAATATTGACACTAAGGCTTTTGCTATGCTTATTGTAGGCGCTATGGATTATGCTATGTCTCAATGGTTTATACACGGAAATGAGTTGGATATATCTAGTATAGCCGTAAGCATTCGCGATATTTTAAAACATGGAATAAATGAATAG
- a CDS encoding polysaccharide deacetylase family protein → MITAILKHQKADTRSVFRSILGLICLLPLIIAGCKLFSPSATEAPIVVLTFDDQHLSVYDVAFPIMQQYGYRGTNFVNSGALAKQERMDWHHIVELEKDYGWETGGHTLLHEQLNQLDLNEAEENICQDFQNLIEHGLKPESFALPRGQCPSQVYPIILNKYKNIRGSSDFAMYVPIDRKSLGYLAFQTGWSAEPVKRRILRGIANNEALIIIGFHHFDAEEYQDSCSSSVFEDILGFLHAMNIQVLPLKEAIDKAIATSL, encoded by the coding sequence ATGATTACAGCCATTTTGAAGCATCAGAAGGCAGACACACGCTCGGTATTTCGCTCGATTTTGGGCTTGATCTGTCTTCTGCCCCTGATAATCGCAGGATGTAAGCTTTTCTCCCCAAGCGCTACAGAAGCTCCGATCGTTGTTTTGACTTTCGACGATCAGCATCTATCGGTGTATGATGTTGCATTCCCCATAATGCAACAGTATGGATACCGTGGCACAAACTTTGTAAATAGCGGAGCTCTAGCTAAGCAGGAGCGTATGGATTGGCATCATATAGTAGAATTGGAGAAAGACTATGGATGGGAAACAGGTGGACATACCCTTCTTCATGAACAGCTTAACCAATTAGATTTGAATGAAGCCGAAGAAAACATTTGCCAAGATTTTCAGAACTTAATTGAGCATGGTCTCAAACCCGAATCATTTGCCTTGCCTCGTGGTCAGTGCCCCAGCCAAGTGTATCCCATAATCCTGAATAAATATAAAAACATTCGTGGTAGTAGCGATTTTGCCATGTACGTCCCCATCGATAGAAAATCTTTGGGTTATCTCGCTTTTCAAACCGGGTGGAGTGCAGAACCAGTAAAACGCAGAATTCTGCGTGGCATTGCCAATAACGAGGCACTTATTATTATCGGATTTCACCATTTTGATGCAGAAGAATATCAAGATTCCTGCTCATCAAGTGTATTTGAAGATATCTTGGGATTTTTGCACGCTATGAACATACAAGTTTTACCCCTCAAAGAAGCCATAGATAAAGCTATTGCCACATCTCTCTAA